The Musa acuminata AAA Group cultivar baxijiao chromosome BXJ1-8, Cavendish_Baxijiao_AAA, whole genome shotgun sequence genomic sequence TTTGCCTCTCAATTTGCTATGAAATTATGTATAGCTCCTATGTCCACCAATGCACGAGTCACCTTCCCATTCAGTTTAATGTCTAAGAACATCAGCAATTTGTCATGTGCCTTTCACCTCTTTCGTCATTACTTTATATTACTCCCCCACTTAATTTTGGTAGTGCATTCAACAATTACATCACCCCCATGCAAGATCATTGTGGTGATCATCTATCATTGCTTGACTCTAACAAACTCGACCTTAAAGAGTATCTTCTTTGGCCTTTACTCAAGCTTCTATCGAACTTCACCTTATAATGTGTTCAACAAACACACAACTCCTATGTGAGGTCTCGACGATGAATCATTACTACTCGAACACTACCTACTAGTACCAGAAGATTTTTACTTTACTTTTCCATCATATAAAAGGCATTTGCCGGACTTTGGGATGTTCCCTCTTGGTCCATGTCTTATCGAAGCGCCTTTGTTCTTTGAGTCAGAAAGCGAATCGATTTTTGTtaaatatgaaaagatcttgaaAACAAGCTGAATAAGTACACACAAGGGAACTCTGAAGGTAGATGTAGGCTCAATGTTCAACTAGCACTTTTATTGAACAGAAAGCGAGCACACTAAATATGATCACCCCTCAAATATATACCTAAAGCCTCATCTACCCTTGTGTCACCTAAGGGGTTCAAAGGTGTTGAAATGATTGATGTTTCGAAATGCTAGGTTGTTAGCTATAAATCAGTTTGTGGCATATGAGAATGTTACTATTTTAGACCATTTTCCCCCTTATGTCACACAATCATAAACATTTACAAGTGTTATATGATAAAAACACAAAACAAAGATACtgacaacaaataaaaataaggttgatagttttttttttttttgcctcgaATATGTTGTATACAAGaaaacacaaaataaaaaataatagaaaacaagaataaaaaactaTCATGCACAAGACATCGAACACCTTATTTGCATTATTCCATGATAGCTCTCCATCAACGTTACTCACCATCGTTAACATTACTCATTATAACCGCCAATATCTGATATTGATACTATCTAACCCTATTCATCATCCCCTCGTTGCCATCCTTGcggagaaagaagaaaaggaaaaagagaaggaagagtgagaaaaagaggagaggaaggagtttaaaattgttaataatttttaaaataaaaatgtaaataaTAAAGAGAAAATTGTAAATAGTAATCTCAATAAGAAAACTAAAAACTAAGGGCACGTTATGAAAAATATGGATCTTTTCTAGCAaatcatatttaattattataattttaacaaTTTACTATTCATCatcctctttttactattgataaatcctaaaaaataataaaatattataatcctaTTATtacttattttatctttttttcttctcgATAACATGTCACTCCTTATCGATGTCGCCATCGCCAACCTTGCTCATTATGAATATCACTAATTATCAATGTCGATGTTAATGTTGCTCGTCGTCGATGCCTCTCGATGCTGAAGTTGCTTGTCATTGACATCACTCGATGTTGTCGACCCCACCCCCTTCTTCCTTGAAACTATCCtccaaggaggaagaagaataagAGGGGGAAAAAAATAGCAACAaacaaggaggaggaggggaacgaggacaaaaaaaaaaagagaagaggaggacgaggagaagagaatatttacatatatttataaaagggatggtctaaaaatattaaaaaattttaaaagggaGATGCAAATAGTAAAGAGAGGATTGTAAATAGTAAtcttcatgaaaaaaaaattaaaaacttgaGGCACCTTTTGGGAAAAGTCCAAAGAGAGCTTTTTTTTCTTCTAGAAAATcgtttttaattattataattttagaaatttatTGTTCATAGTCTCTTTTTATGATTAATAACcccttaaaaataataaaatatttttttttatttcttcaccATAATCCCATACTCCATACCAATGTCAACACCGACATTACCCCATTCTCCCTTCGATGTTATCATCGATCATCATCGGATGCTCGTTACCGATGCCAATACTCTTCGATGCACTCTATCAATACCATTATCAATTGTTACCCCCTCCTATCctccaagaaaaaaaagaaagagaagcacgagaaggaaaaaaaatgatatttaagTCTACTCCATTTACGATgggataatttaaaattaaaaaaaataatatagtaaaTATTAAAGAGGGGATTGTAATTAGTAattttctaattttaatttttcatgtTCCCATCCTacgatgttttttttttattttttattttttaaacaatcgTTAATAATATTATCTTTTGTTACTTCATCCGACGGCTCGTTATTGGGCGGTGCACCTTCTCAGCCGTAGGATCTCCAAGATCGGACCGTTGCGAGTTCGAAAAAATTTGACCGTTGGAAGTTGGGACTTTCTTTTCAACTCGTCTCTGTTCTTTTAACCCTGCACCAAATATACCGAAGCCTAAAGGAAGAGCGATCGAGAGGGGAGAACGAGCTCGAggtcatttcttcttcttcttcttctctcttgagGGCTGGAATCCATGATCGGAAGGGAGGAAGACATGGCTTCCAGGAGGCAGACCGTGGTCTCTGAGCAGCAGAGAGGTACCTACGGGCTTAGCCACGATGACTGCTTCTGTCTCCTAGGACACCCTGTTATTGATTTGTGTTTTGGGGCTTTTCTTTTCAGTTTTCCTTCTTGTTTAGGTCTTATGGTCTGTCTTCGATCAACTCTGTTCTGCTTCTGCTCTTCTAATGATGTTGGTATCTCGTAAATAGTTTGTTTCGGTGGTTTTGCTTCTCGGTACTGAATCGGCTCTGCCGTGGGTTTTAATCTCTATTAATTACATTAGGTCTTAAGATGCCATCATTTAATTCCCGTTTCATATGTTTTCCTTATTTTTTATGCCTCGCAAATCTTTTTTTGCTAATTTCTGGTTGTTTTCATGAGATAAAAAACTTCTAATTTGCCTTGAATAATTTCTTCAAGCTCTCTGTTCGAAAAAagcttttcctttcctttttcgtaAATTTTCTTGATTTTAAGACTACCTTTTTCTTGATCTAGAAGCATTTTTTCTAAACAAGTTCATTGCTGCCACACAAATCTTTTTGCTGATTTCTGGTGGTTTTCATGAGATAAAAGCTTCCCAATTGCCTTCGTGAATCATTTCTTGATGTTCTCTGTTCGAAAAAATCATATCCTTTTCTTTTTCGTAAATTTTCTTGATCTGGAAGCACACTGACGAGCACCATGTTGCCACCACAAATCGTTTTGCTGATTTCTTGTTGTCATCCTCCGACAAAAGCTTCCCTTTTGCTTTCGTGAATCATTTCTTGAAGTTCTCTGTTCAAAagatcttttctcttttttcttttccctgAATTTTCTCGATCTGAAGAATTCTGAGGAGTTCTTTGTTCTTATCTTCTTGATTGTGTGCATATGGAACCAAGAATTTGACCTAAATATTTCTTCAATTTATTGTTAGGTGGAGCTGTGCCTGTGGGGAAGCAGAAGAATGTCAATGCGGCGGATGCAAAGAGCCGCCGAGCGCTGGGAGACATTGGCAATCTGGTCAACATCCGAGTTGCTGAAGGGTAAGAGCAGCAATGCTTTATCTTCCTCCTCCAACCCACGATTCATTCTTTTGATAACATACTACAATGCATTCATCTCATCAGGAAGCCGGAGCCCCATATAAACCGTCCCATCACTAGGTAGTCTCAATCAACACGATCCATTCTTCGTGAACGTGTTTGCAGTTCTTTCTTCCCCATTTATTGCAAGAATCGTCTTTTATCGATCATTTTATTGCAGAAGTTTTGGTGCTCAACTTCTTGCGAATGCACAAGCCCCTGCTGCTAATAAGGTATGATGATCCCTTTTGACCCCTGTTTTCTTAGATCTTCTCTTACAACATAATCTAAATGATTGCAATCGCAGAAACCTGTAGCTATTCCGGCTAATGCAGCAGTTGGTAGAGTTGGCACAAAACCAGTTACCAAGGCCACTGCTGACACTGAGGTAGCGAATGAAGAATTAATGCAAACATCTGCGAGCAGTGGTTCCTTCACCAAATCCTCGAGAAAGAAAGTTACCACACTTTCATCTGTGCTCACAGCTAGAAGCAAGGTACTTGACGAACATGCGCTTGCTGTGGTTTGCAGGTGAGCTGTAACATTGAATACTTGTTGTCTTCTGTTCTGTAAGGTTGCTTGTGGACTCACTGATAAGCCGAAGGAGGTAGTTGATGACATTGATGAAGCCGATAAGGAGGATGAATTGGCCGTCGTGGATTATGTCGAGGATATCTACAAATTCTACAAATCTGCTGAGGTAGTTCGAATGTTGTCTCTCTGTTTCCTTGAATCTTTATCTGTAGTAATGGTGTTTCTTTCCATCGTGGATGCAGCACTACAGCAGGCCTCACGGCTACATGGACTCCCAGGTGGAGATCAACGCGAAGATGAGAGCTATTCTTGCCGACTGGTTGATTGAAGTGCACCACAAATTCGAGCTGATGCCTGAGACACTCTACCTGACGTTCCATATAATCGATCGGTACCTCTCCATGGAGACGGTCTTGAGGAGGGAGTTGCAGCTTGTCGGGGTCTCCGCCATGCTCATAGCGAGCAAGTACGAGGAGATATGGGCACCGGAGGCGAGTAAATTAGATTGTGTCAATTGCTGTCGAGGCATTGTCGGCTGAACTCGGAATCTGGTTGCAGGTCAACGATTTCATTTGCATATCAGACAGGGCCTATACCAGAGAgcagattcttggaatggagaaaGGTATCCTGAACAAGCTCGAGTGGAACTTGACTGTGCCAACTGCATACGTCTTCCTCGTGAGATTTCTGAAGGCTGCATCATGCGACAAGGAGGTGAGACTTCATGATCTGGTCGACTGAAAACCTCAGGTCGTGTTCATGGCACGATTTCATGTGATCACAATGCAGGTGGAGCACCTGACGTTCTTCTTCTCCGAGTTGGCTCTGACGCAGTACTCGATGTTGAGGTACTGCCCATCCATGGTGGCTGCGTCCGCGGTCTATGCGGCCCGGTGCACTGTCAAGAGGACTCCTCTGTGGACCGAAAGGCTTGTGCGCCACACAGGCTTCTCCGAGCAAGAACTGCTGTACGTGACTGGTTAAGATTGCTCATTGACCAGTAGAGTTATGACCTGCGTAACTGAGCAAGATGATGATGCAGGGACTGCACAGGAATTCTGGTTGACTCCCATTCGTTGGCTCCTGAGAGCAAGCTCAAGATTGTGTACAAGAAGTATGCGCGTGAGCAACTTGGAGCGGTGGCGCTGCATCCACCGGCAACAACATTATTGGAGGAGTTGAAAGCTTCTTCTTCATGGAAGTGATCGGAGATTATAGCATTATCTCTCGTGTATGTTCATGCTCTTCGTGAAGTATTGCTTTCTGTGAATAGGCAAATGTCTGTGAGTGTGGTGTGGTTGAAGCTGTAGAACGCAAACTTGATGGTGTGTGTGTATATAGCATGAAAACTATGGTTATCATCTGAATGCGAAAGTAACCCAGTTCGATCGCAAGGTGTTTGTTGTTTTGGCTGTATGGGGAAGGGTAGACGGCAGTAGTAACACTGCACTCGCGCATACGTCGAGCATCGACGGCCATGAAGTCGGAGTGTGTCAGGAGAAGGAAGGCGGAAGGAGCAAACCAGCATAAGACACAGCGCAAAGCCACGGGCAGACAGTGCAGCTTTACCCACTCTGGTTGGCCCACACTGTAGCCGACAAACCACCACCACAGCTCCCCTACTCCATCATGGCATCTTTGTTCTCTCTTCTTTTCACCCCCCCCAAGCACAAGCACAGTCGATCATTGCTCTCCAGCGCGCATGCATGTCAGCTGTTCTCAACCCCCCGCCCCAAAAAGACAAACACTCGTGAGGAAGAAGCGATGGGTGCTCTCTTCTTTGGGGGCACACGAACAGGCGGCAGCGCAAGCTCATAAGCATTCCCTCAAATGATTGCGGGTTCTGACAGCGCTCCGGCACGCGCGAGCAGGCGCGCTGCAAGTGGCGAAACCCAGTGGTCCCTCCGCCCCCCTGGCTACATGGAGCgcaaagcagcagcagcacacgcgagagagagagagagagagagagatgtaggCCTTCATGAGGACGAGAGGTTAAAGCTGCATGCCTCTACTCATCTTTCCCACAGAAAACTAGAAAAGCTGCGACCATCTTTACTTGTTACGATGGTCAATCGAGCAGCAGCATCAGCAGCATCCCACCTCGGGTCCTGAGAAAGCAACAAAGCGAACGAAACACCGAGGTTTGTGGCTTGCTTTGCCTGCTTATTAGCATCGAAAAGACTCATGATGGATCAACAGCTGATGTACAGGATTGCTTAAGCTTCTGTCTTCAAGCTCACAACACTTGACAAGACCTGTTTAGCTTGTAATCCAAGCCTGTCAAAGTTTGGTTCAACGAGGAAACTGTATGTGTCTCAGAGATCTCAGGAGGCCCACTTGGAAGCTGCAGCTCCTGGTCAATTCTCATTGTTCCTCATAAAGTTGCCAACTAGGGCATGTTTGACATTGTTCATGGTTTCCTAGGAacacaaataataaaaataatctccTTGTTTTACACCACTTCACAATTGTTTTCAGCAACAAAACTTTAAGAAGATGTTCAATAAGAGCAATTTTTACAAGTTTCAGAAGAAGAAACTTTCTGAAATCACAAAACTCGTCATGCCAAACACCAAATAAGAGCTTTAGATCAGAGTTCAGAAAGTGAGAAGCGACAACATTACATGCATGTTGTAAACCTAATGGTCATTTGCGCAAGTGTTATGGTAGAATAGGAGTACTAACATCAAGACTATGACCATTTCACACTGCTAGAGAAGTGCATAAACTATATACTATCTTCCATCTTCCATTCCCCATGGTTATACAATTAACGATTACTGCACGCTTCATCTCCACGCTGTTATTGTAGtaacaagttaaattcatttcTTCTTACAATATTGCATGCAACCCTAAGCATTCACACCAAGCCTTAAGCCACCACGAAGAAAGCGGAAGCTGCATACCAACCACAAGGAGAGACGGCTGGGGAACCCTTAGGACGGATTCCGGTCGACGAGCCGCCGCCTTTTGCAACGCTCGGCGGGGAGCGACCGGTCCACGAGAGCCTTGAGAGCGTCCCTCAGGAAGGCGCCGCCGGAGTcaccgtcgtcgtcgtcctcgtcgtcgtcgtcgtctgcgTCCTCGTACGCCTCTTCGTCCTTGGCGAGGATGAGGACGTTGCGCACCCTCCCGCCCAGCGTCGCGATCTCAGCCCGCAGAGTCTTGAGGTGGAGCGACCGCAGGGTCTCGATCAGCTCCGGCAGGAGATCCGACCTGTCCTCGCAGCACAAGGAAGCCTCGAACGTCGATCTCTGGCCGCTGATGGGGGCGGAGGACGGGAGCACAACGATCTCGTCGGTTTCGGTGGGGAAGAACTGCGTGTCGGCGATCTCTTCGGTTCGTTGCTTCAGATCTTTCATGCGCTCGACGACCTTCGCCAACAGTGATGCTTTATCTGTCTGCGGAGGACATGAGAGGAGTTGAAGCTTAAACGGAGGGGAAAGAAAAGCCTAACCCTAAAAGCAACCCTAGAAATCATATCTACTTTCTGGTATGACGCttcttcccaaccctaaccctagtctCCCGATCAGCGACGGATTCGATCTAGCgcagtgaagaagaagaagaagaagaagaagtttcccTAACCCTAATCCTGTCATTTCTTCTTGGGAAGAACAAACACTCCAACAATCACAAACCCTAACCTGATCTCTTCACCAAACTGACAAACCGAAGCAAAGCCAAACTCGAAGCAGGCAAGTAGTAGAACAACTTGAGAGCAGGACCTTCGGGTCACAGGCAAGAATAGATCGGAGACGGTCGAGGTGGGACTTGATCCTCTCCCTTCGTCGCCTCTCGGCCTCCCTGTGGTTCCTGGTCGCGGCCAGTGCTCGATCCATGGGCGTGGCGTCGATGGCGTCACCgctcatctccatctccatctccatctccatgtgAGGGTAAAACGAGGACACAAAGTATGCAGGCAAACCGTTCGACATCGCCGCCTGATCTCTCCCTCCTCGGCTCGCCGACAGCGTTGGGTACATGTCCCGAGCTCTACAGATCAGAACTCATTCTCCTCATAGGCGAAATATATAAGTGGTCGGACTCCTGGATTCCACTTTGCCGTGTTTATCGCGCATCAAAGATTAAAGGAGCTGccacgcgagagagagagaggaaaggttAGCTGTCTGCATCATTCTGTAGAAGCTCTTGGGAAAAGCAATGGTCCACTGACATGCATGGGTAGAGGTGGCATGCAGTAACTCTTGAGGTGTGTAGCAAATCTTTCCATGTTCTCAAGACAAGAGGAGAGAGAAACCGGGACTTGCACTAACTCCATTTTTGCTGCTGCACTTATCAGCTAATCCCTCTGCACACACCAGTGAATTGACTTCAGTATGGTTTTGGAGCTGACATGGGCCGATCATCTGCAGGTATACATGCAAAAGGAAGTCACACTTTTGAGATGCTTGTATTTGTCCATTATGGAAAAGAGTGATATATAGGAAATGACATGTACGAGACTTGAGACGTATGGAAAGCTATGCTATGACTCCTATCAAGATGATGACTCTCCACTGCTCTGTTCTCTCGAGGCCTCAAAAGGAAGAGAACATAGTGTTATGTACTTGCTACAAAGACGTCAATTAAATCCAATCTCAAATATGACTAAGagtaaaagaaaaggaaatgcGATTTAAACGGGTCGAGAAATGGACGTGATCCGCTAAGCAATGAAATGGGAAACGCTACCAAATCACACGGCCCACCATATTCTGACTTACACGTGGTGATCATCCGTGCCTCGCAAAAAGAAACCTCGGCACTCAACATCCTACGTCCGAGTCGATGAGATCAACGGCTGAGATTTGATGAATTTTTAGCGCTTAAATAGGTCTTCCCCGATACGTTATTACCAACGCGCGCGGTTGCCGGCGCGTTCGGTCTTCTCTCACCCCCACCGAACTCGACACCCGGTTTTGTTTGCGGAGGAGGAGAGGCGAAGCGAACGGCGACGCTGAGCCAACTCGATCGCTCAAATCTCTCCTCTCCCAACCGACCCCTTCTTTCCATTTCCCTGTCATTTATACTCGATCGCTTCGCTCCGAATCAAAGAACTCTTATTGTATCCGATGGTGACTGGAATTAGGAAGCGGAGGAATTCCTGATCGCTCCTCAGGTTTGCTTGCCGTCTTCGTTTCAGGTGTCTTTCCTCATCTCTTTAGTCAAAATACCGTGAATCGGGCATACTGTTTCTGTTTGACTTTTTCATTCGAGTATAATGATTGTGTTGGTGTTGCGTGttgtaatcaattgataattgagaaTTGGTAAACCTGATTCAATCGCCGAATTAATCCTTGTTGTACGATCATTCTTTGTTTAGCTGGATTCATGAAACTCTCTGCGCGTTAGGATTTGGAAAGGGTAGACTAGCCTAGCCGAGGGCAGGATGATGAAGTTCTCACAGCCTTGTCGATGATCTTATACTTGTGATGACACAAGAAAATTTTGTTTTCCTGTAGTTCTGGCTTTTTGCGAGGAGGAGTTGCAACCAATAACAACAGGGAATATCAAATGCGCTCTTATTACGTCACAAGATTAGCCTCATATAGCAATGATGTTTTCTCCACTAGACTTTTCTCCTCGTGGCAATGCAGTTGGTATAGCCTGTCTTGAATCTTTTAGACTCTTCAAAGTAGGTTATTCATGATTTGCTGCTAATATGAAGACTCTAGCATTGCCAAGGGGCAATTTTTTGAAAGATTACTTGAGTCACTATACCATTTACATCCTACTTATGCATATTGTGACGTCTCTGCCCTTTCAGTAGCTTTAttgaatcatatcatgaatagcaGTAGCAAGTACACTTgttaagctcttggcaaatgtcctGGACTATCCTATCAGTCCTCTGAAATT encodes the following:
- the LOC135589169 gene encoding transcription factor bHLH106-like → MYPTLSASRGGRDQAAMSNGLPAYFVSSFYPHMEMEMEMEMSGDAIDATPMDRALAATRNHREAERRRRERIKSHLDRLRSILACDPKTDKASLLAKVVERMKDLKQRTEEIADTQFFPTETDEIVVLPSSAPISGQRSTFEASLCCEDRSDLLPELIETLRSLHLKTLRAEIATLGGRVRNVLILAKDEEAYEDADDDDDEDDDDGDSGGAFLRDALKALVDRSLPAERCKRRRLVDRNPS
- the LOC135588153 gene encoding G2/mitotic-specific cyclin S13-7-like isoform X1 codes for the protein MIGREEDMASRRQTVVSEQQRGGAVPVGKQKNVNAADAKSRRALGDIGNLVNIRVAEGKPEPHINRPITRSFGAQLLANAQAPAANKKPVAIPANAAVGRVGTKPVTKATADTEVANEELMQTSASSGSFTKSSRKKVTTLSSVLTARSKVACGLTDKPKEVVDDIDEADKEDELAVVDYVEDIYKFYKSAEHYSRPHGYMDSQVEINAKMRAILADWLIEVHHKFELMPETLYLTFHIIDRYLSMETVLRRELQLVGVSAMLIASKYEEIWAPEVNDFICISDRAYTREQILGMEKGILNKLEWNLTVPTAYVFLVRFLKAASCDKEVEHLTFFFSELALTQYSMLRYCPSMVAASAVYAARCTVKRTPLWTERLVRHTGFSEQELLDCTGILVDSHSLAPESKLKIVYKKYAREQLGAVALHPPATTLLEELKASSSWK
- the LOC135588153 gene encoding G2/mitotic-specific cyclin S13-7-like isoform X2, with the translated sequence MIGREEDMASRRQTVVSEQQRGGAVPVGKQKNVNAADAKSRRALGDIGNLVNIRVAEGSFGAQLLANAQAPAANKKPVAIPANAAVGRVGTKPVTKATADTEVANEELMQTSASSGSFTKSSRKKVTTLSSVLTARSKVACGLTDKPKEVVDDIDEADKEDELAVVDYVEDIYKFYKSAEHYSRPHGYMDSQVEINAKMRAILADWLIEVHHKFELMPETLYLTFHIIDRYLSMETVLRRELQLVGVSAMLIASKYEEIWAPEVNDFICISDRAYTREQILGMEKGILNKLEWNLTVPTAYVFLVRFLKAASCDKEVEHLTFFFSELALTQYSMLRYCPSMVAASAVYAARCTVKRTPLWTERLVRHTGFSEQELLDCTGILVDSHSLAPESKLKIVYKKYAREQLGAVALHPPATTLLEELKASSSWK